Proteins co-encoded in one Vibrio aquimaris genomic window:
- the pckA gene encoding phosphoenolpyruvate carboxykinase (ATP), translating into MTVMEHAQAATIDLTKHGLHNVKEVVRNPSYEMLFEEETRADLQGYEKGVVTELGAVAVDTGIFTGRSPKDKYIVKDATTEEHMWWTSDAVKNDNKPITQQVWNDLKDEVTSQLSGKRVFVVDGYCGANPDTRLSIRVITEVAWQAHFVKNMFIRPSEEELKTFEPDFVVMNGAKCTNKKWQEHGLNSENFTVFNLTERMQLIGGTWYGGEMKKGMFAMMNYFLPLKDIASMHCSANMGKDGDVAVFFGLSGTGKTTLSTDPKRALIGDDEHGWDDDGVFNFEGGCYAKTIKLSKEAEPDIYNAIRRDALLENVTVLSDGSIDFDDGSKTENTRVSYPIEHIENIVKPVSKGGHANKVIFLSADAFGVLPPVSKLTPEQTKYHFLSGFTAKLAGTERGITEPTPTFSACFGAAFLTLHPTKYAEVLVKRMEAAGAEAYLVNTGWNGSGKRISIQDTRGIIDAILDGSIENADTKHIPIFNLEVPTALHDVDSGILDPRDTYADPQEWENKAKDLAQRFINNFAKYTDNDEGKSLVAAGPQLD; encoded by the coding sequence ATGACCGTTATGGAGCATGCACAGGCTGCAACAATTGATCTTACCAAACATGGGCTTCACAACGTAAAAGAGGTTGTTCGCAACCCAAGTTACGAAATGCTGTTCGAAGAAGAAACTCGCGCCGACCTACAAGGTTATGAAAAAGGCGTGGTAACAGAACTAGGTGCCGTGGCTGTGGACACTGGTATTTTTACTGGGCGCTCACCGAAAGATAAGTACATAGTAAAAGATGCAACGACAGAAGAGCACATGTGGTGGACTTCTGACGCGGTAAAAAATGACAACAAGCCGATCACACAGCAAGTGTGGAATGACCTTAAAGACGAGGTTACCAGCCAACTCTCTGGCAAACGTGTCTTTGTGGTTGATGGCTATTGCGGGGCCAACCCAGATACTCGCCTAAGCATCCGCGTGATTACTGAAGTTGCGTGGCAAGCACACTTTGTCAAAAATATGTTCATTCGCCCTAGCGAAGAAGAATTAAAGACATTTGAACCCGACTTTGTGGTCATGAACGGAGCTAAATGTACTAATAAAAAATGGCAAGAACACGGTCTGAATTCAGAGAACTTTACTGTATTTAACCTAACTGAGCGCATGCAGCTTATCGGTGGTACATGGTACGGCGGCGAGATGAAAAAAGGCATGTTCGCCATGATGAACTATTTCTTACCCTTGAAAGATATTGCCTCTATGCACTGCTCTGCGAACATGGGTAAAGATGGCGATGTTGCAGTGTTCTTTGGTCTCTCAGGAACAGGTAAGACAACCCTATCAACCGATCCTAAGCGCGCACTCATTGGTGATGACGAACATGGCTGGGATGATGACGGCGTGTTCAACTTTGAAGGTGGCTGCTATGCCAAAACCATTAAGCTATCTAAAGAAGCTGAACCTGATATATACAATGCCATCAGACGCGATGCATTGCTAGAGAATGTCACTGTGCTTAGCGATGGCTCTATCGACTTTGATGATGGTTCTAAAACTGAAAACACTCGTGTATCTTACCCGATCGAGCACATAGAGAATATCGTCAAGCCTGTATCAAAGGGTGGGCATGCCAATAAGGTTATCTTCCTGTCAGCCGATGCATTTGGGGTATTACCACCAGTATCTAAGCTAACGCCGGAACAAACGAAGTACCATTTCCTCTCAGGCTTTACGGCAAAACTTGCTGGTACCGAACGTGGAATTACCGAGCCAACACCAACTTTCTCAGCGTGTTTTGGCGCAGCTTTCCTAACCCTTCATCCAACCAAATATGCTGAAGTACTGGTTAAACGTATGGAAGCGGCAGGCGCAGAAGCATATCTCGTCAACACGGGTTGGAATGGTAGTGGTAAACGAATCTCGATTCAGGATACTCGCGGAATTATAGATGCTATTCTAGATGGCTCAATTGAAAACGCAGACACTAAGCATATTCCTATCTTCAACCTAGAGGTTCCAACCGCGTTGCATGATGTCGATTCTGGCATATTGGATCCTCGCGACACGTATGCAGACCCTCAAGAGTGGGAAAATAAAGCCAAAGACCTTGCTCAGCGCTTTATCAACAACTTTGCTAAATATACAGACAATGATGAAGGTAAATCTTTAGTCGCGGCTGGCCCTCAGCTTGACTAA